The Zea mays cultivar B73 chromosome 7, Zm-B73-REFERENCE-NAM-5.0, whole genome shotgun sequence DNA segment GCCGAAGGGCCGGAACAGGTCGGGCACGGACGGCACGCGGGCGAGCCACGGCGACAGCGCGCGGTCGGCGGCGCGCGAggcgcgcgccgccgcccgccACAGCCGCGGCGCCCCGCGCACCTCGAGCCGGAACGCGTCCTTGCAGTTCCACACGCTGCACACCGCCCACGACGCCGGCGGCGACGCCAGGAACGGCTcggcgccggcgccgccgccgccgggccacGCGCGCGCGTCCGGGACCGCCAGGAACGTGCCGAGCGACAGCGGGTTGCGCAGCACGGCGTCGATGTCGCGCGGGAAGAACTCCACGCCCGCGAACCGCGCGCGGTAGAGCAGCTCGGCGTCGCGGGGGCACAGCCGGACCAccgcggcgcggcgcggcgggGCCAGGTCGTGCCGGAACACCGGGTGCGCCAGCACGGACGGGGCGCGGAACTTGGCGTACCCGCAGCGGGAGGTGAAGAGCCGCACCGAGGGCTCGTTGGCGCGGTCCGTCGCCACGTACGCGTACTCCGCGCCCGCCTGCcggaaccactcctccatccgcgCCACCAGCGCGCGCGCCACGCCGCGGCGCCGGTGAGCCGGCGACACGCGCAGGCCCAGCAGGTAGCCCACCTTGGAGAAGAGCTCGAGCTCGTCGTCCCGCCCGCGCCGCCCGCACGCCACGGTCTTCACGCACCCGCGCACCACGCCCACGACCTCGCCGCCCGCGCCGGACTCGGCAACCTGCGGCAGGCAGGCAAGGCATCCACCGAAACCGTGCGCTTCAGCGACCGCGATCGATCGATCATGCTAGGATACCGATGGTCCGCGGCAGGCAGGCAGGATAACAACGTACGAGCATGAGGAAGGCCGGGGAGTGCCGGACGCGGCACAGCGGGTCGCCGAGGAGGTCGGTGAAGAGGCAGAGCTTGCCGGCGCTGGGGCCGACCTCGCAGGCGCGCTCCAGGCGCTCCACGGCGGCGCGGTCGTGGTCGCTGGCGCCGTCGAACTCGCGCACCGtcacgtcctcctcctcctcctccgctgCCGCCgctgacaccaccaccaccattgaGACGAGTGCGCAACTGCTCGACCTGCCACGTACGTACGTGACGAGCTCGCTGGCCAGGTACTCTCTCTGTCACTCGTGTCTCTGACTCTCTGTATATATATATAGGTGCGAATCTGGCGGCGGGCGGTTCAGCTCCTCCTCCGGAGTGGGGGTAGTGGAGTGAGTGCCAGGTAATTATACCGAGGTCGAGGAGAAACTGCGCCGGAGCAGGAGGAAGGAAAGAAACTGATGGATTGGAATTGGAACAGAGAGAGAGGCAGGCGGGGAAACGAGACGACGCCTCCCGTTGCTTGATGGAGACGAGGCTATAGTGTACTAGTGCCTCTATCCTCTAGCTGAGTGGGGGTTGTGCCATAGCCCATAGCATAGGATTGCTACGTTACGTACCAGCTAGCGGTAGTGCAGTGCGGTACTTTGGTGGCAATGGCAACGCACAACCTCGAGGTGGGCTCCACAGGAAGTGGTCGCCCGGGCCCAGCGCCCCCGCTTGTGCGTGCTTGTCTCTTCCTCCCTCCGCTTCCTCCTCATTCCGTTTGAACTACACGTACCCCCACCCTTGGCTTTTTCGTTTTTTTTCGGTAATATATGCGAGACTCTTAATTAGGCGGTATACCACAGAAATTTCAGAGGaattgttgacgccttttcggagcgccaaacactcaacaaaaaccgtggcggtgccctctgcacaggggcggacggtccgcgcgcaggggccggacggtccgcggcctggtgcgaggcgcggtggtactctctgcgcaggggcggactgtccgcggcctggggccggacggtccgcggcctggtgcgcggctagggcttctctgcctgacggccggacggtccgcgccctagggccggacggtccgcgcgtacgcaggggcggcggaagatcgccggcggcgcctggatctcgctcccgggagggaccccgtcggggaggagagatcctaggggttgtctaggctcgggcaggccgacctagactcctctaatcgacgtagagtcgaggagaggcggagaatttggggatcgagtggctaaacctaaactagactaaaactactcctaggataaaatgcgaataaaagttgtattgattcgattgttgatgattacaaatcggccgtagacctctctatttatagaggaggggggctggaccctttacacaactgattccgagctaatcccgcgaatatagctaacaaccgtagcacaaaactcggaaccctaatctgttctgcgcacgcgcggaccgtccggaccgcggaccgtccggcctcagggccggaccgtccgccggctcaaaaccggttcgaacatatgcccccctgccttttggtggagctgggcgaaccaaaagcaactaactcgatgtgatcacatcggttttcttaggcatcttgccacatactaggatggtactgtttgaggaaacgcccattcaaagccttaggtaaatccttgccttgtaatgtttgtagtaaataagcgttaccaaacatcacctgtttcactttataaggaccctcccagcttggcgaccatttcccgaactttcggtctttattccttagaggcagaatggtcttccacaccaagtctcctacttggaatgattttgctttgacctttttGTTGTAGGCCctagctaccatgatcttgtccttttctattgctcccaaagctatcatcctcttgtcggtcacctcatcaatattatccatcattgaattataataatcagtagtagttagatcattttgtctggcaaacctgacagcattcaaacttatttccacaggtaacactgcttcctgcccatagacaagctcaaaaggagatactttagtagcactatgcttagatattctatgagcccataaagcttcagacaaaatcttatgccaatgtctaggattatcagatacctttttctttatcaaattaatcaatgtcctattactagactcggcctgtccattggcctgagcataatatggagacgaattaagcagcttaattctgtataattcagcaaattcacgtacctcctttgacataaaagaagtaccttgatctgtagtcaaggtctggggaatgccgaatctatgaataatatgctcagttatgaactcaattacctccttgtgcgtcatgttctttagagcaacggcttcagtccatttggtgaaatagtcagtggcaactaacacaaactgatgcccctttgatgatgaaggatgaatttctccaataaagtctaatccccatcctctgaatggccaaggcttgatgataggatgtaattcggctgcagggaccaactgtaggtcgccgaatttttgacacacttggcacccattgtagtacttgaaacaatcagttgtcatactaggccaataaaaaccagaccttcgcaacaaccacttcatctttggagctgattgatgggtaccacaaatcccttcatgtacttcggccatggctaatatagcatcatctgggcccaagcacttaagcaggacatcattaaccgttcggcggtaaagttcatcactcatcaaaacatacttgaaagttgttcgccgaatgttcttatctgtcctgatattgggattttgcaaataattaagtataggtgtcctccaatcactcgtatcggcttcattgtcagccgaatcgattaagagaacctttctggtaacctcggacggtccggcgtcaacgcgcggacggtccgcgacctgggaatttggctctgcactggttatcagattttcagttttgtgaaatttccctctctttatccgataacccgatgcatcttgtgccaagttgttagccctatgattctcaactctagagatatgttgaatactgaattcatcaaaagaatggattatgctccaacatttctcaagatagctatttagagtaccatcaagacattgatattcttctaacacttgttggacaactagctgagaatcaccaaataccttcacatgttttactcccataccatctaacagttctaaaccgaataggagggcctcatattcagcttgattattagtgcaatacgtttccaatcggctagagaagtcaaaggagacattacttggtgaaacaagcacaatgccaattccttgcccttcattgcaaaccgatccatcaaaatataaagtccaaggagtaatagtgaggtatgatatgtctagctcatgaatatcattaacccgatgttctacaataaaatccgctacgacttggcctttcatagatttcaatggttcataagccaagtcatactctatgagtgcataagcccacttaccaattctaccactcataattgggttatgcaacatgtacttgattacatcggcttgaccagaaacagtgcaatgactagacagtaaataacatctacatttggtgcatgcataaaacaagcataagcataacttttcaataaaagtgtaccttgtttcagcatccaccaaccttcggcttagatatgtcaccacatgctccttcccctcagtttcttgtgtcagaacagccccaataaccttgtcttcagctgcaatatataatctgaatggtgctcctacttgtggtgctcttaacacgggagccgaagacaagtattttttaatgagatcaaatgcttcctgctgctctgccccccaagtgaattcagcatcattcttaagccgaaggataggggtgaaagcatcaatcttcccggctaagttagaaataaaccttcgtaaataattcaccttgccgagaaacctctgcacttcgaccttacacgtcggaggccccacattccgaatagacttgattcggtcagggtctatttctataccatgttcatggatgacaaatcctaaaaacttaccagccgacactccaaaagcacatttacgtgggttc contains these protein-coding regions:
- the LOC103633644 gene encoding probable N-acetyltransferase HLS1, with the protein product MVVVVSAAAAEEEEEDVTVREFDGASDHDRAAVERLERACEVGPSAGKLCLFTDLLGDPLCRVRHSPAFLMLVAESGAGGEVVGVVRGCVKTVACGRRGRDDELELFSKVGYLLGLRVSPAHRRRGVARALVARMEEWFRQAGAEYAYVATDRANEPSVRLFTSRCGYAKFRAPSVLAHPVFRHDLAPPRRAAVVRLCPRDAELLYRARFAGVEFFPRDIDAVLRNPLSLGTFLAVPDARAWPGGGGAGAEPFLASPPASWAVCSVWNCKDAFRLEVRGAPRLWRAAARASRAADRALSPWLARVPSVPDLFRPFGIHFLYGLGGAGPDAPRLATALCRHAHNAARRAGARVVATELAACDPLRAGVPHWARLGAEDLWCIKRLADGYGDGALGDWTKAPPGASIFVDPREF